The Glandiceps talaboti chromosome 1, keGlaTala1.1, whole genome shotgun sequence genome has a segment encoding these proteins:
- the LOC144436328 gene encoding E3 ubiquitin-protein ligase TRIM71-like, translating into MAGISTVQINKEDFDERFLTCKICEKQYDDSHRLPKYLPCLHTYCKPCLGDYIKEQPEFDCPECRQKTKTPKSKADGFPSNFIVLNQKSFFETQKKVKHGLSIPCQSCRRSENPAAVSFCSDCRAFLCQFCHDAHKHTSGLSPHQVKTIAELSKTPEAMEESIFRQKDYCNKGRNHRNQELTLFCDNNRCQLPICLQCAFLDHAKGDGHEPVEIEKAVEKYRAKIEGKLENVKTRHNKIASIIEGLDKELVDLEENSDSQKEQIEQFYATYLKDLENRRKKLLSHVQTQKAKVQQTLLQEKEDYQTHLAVTDSTWEFTDNALQHSSEIEILAAKDDICQQLDKVSAQPTKERLSLVKEFPRFFCPKSVPTNIVSSTVFTGYADKLACRVVTSFAKKGNDCKSCVTPLGMDGKPLQVSGLPIAVKIKDPDDQEVESWLQDKGDGTYDVRYRPQKTGKHSLTVNIYDKIVEGNPYIIDVQV; encoded by the coding sequence ATGGCCGGTATTAGCACAGTGCAGATAAATAAGGAAGATTTTGATGAAAGATTCTTGACTTGTAAGATATGTGAAAAGCAATACGATGATAGTCACAGGTTACCTAAATATCTGCCGTGCCTTCACACATATTGTAAACCTTGCCTTGGCGACTACATAAAAGAACAACCAGAGTTCGATTGCCCAGAATGTAGGCAGAAGACGAAAACCCCTAAATCAAAAGCTGATGGTTTCCCAAGTAACTTCATTGTCTTGAACCAGAAGAGCTTCTTCGAAACCCAGAAGAAAGTCAAACACGGTCTTTCGATTCCATGCCAGAGTTGTCGTCGCAGCGAAAATCCTGCAGCTGTGTCATTCTGCTCTGATTGCAGGGCCTTCTTATGCCAGTTTTGCCACGATGCTCACAAACACACAAGTGGCCTTTCTCCACACCAAGTGAAGACCATTGCAGAGTTATCCAAAACTCCAGAAGCCATGGAAGAATCAATCTTTCGTCAGAAAGATTATTGCAACAAAGGAAGGAACCATAGAAATCAGGAACTGACTCTGTTCTGTGACAACAACCGATGCCAGCTACCGATCTGCTTGCAGTGTGCTTTCCTTGACCATGCAAAGGGGGACGGTCATGAGCCTGTGGAAATCGAGAAAGCCGTGGAAAAATACAGAGCTAAAATAGAGGGGAAGTTGGAAAATGTGAAAACAAGACACAACAAGATAGCTTCAATAATTGAGGGCCTGGATAAAGAATTGGTTGATCTCGAGGAAAATAGTGACTCGCAGAAAGAACAAATCGAGCAATTCTACGCTACGTACTTAAAAGACCTCGAAAATCGAAGAAAGAAATTATTATCACATGTCCAGACACAGAAAGCAAAAGTTCAACAGACGTTGCTACAGGAAAAAGAAGACTACCAGACCCATTTGGCCGTGACTGACAGCACATGGGAGTTCACAGATAACGCTCTACAACACAGCAGTGAAATCGAAATCCTTGCAGCTAAGGATGACATATGCCAACAGCTTGACAAAGTCTCCGCACAACCAACCAAGGAACGTCTCTCCCTTGTCAAGGAATTTCCCCGCTTTTTCTGTCCTAAATCCGTACCTACCAACATCGTTAGTAGTACAGTGTTTACCGGTTATGCTGACAAGCTAGCCTGTCGCGTGGTAACAAGTTTCGCCAAAAAGGGCAATGACTGCAAATCATGTGTTACTCCACTGGGTATGGATGGGAAGCCACTTCAAGTGTCAGGATTACCGATTGCCGTGAAAATAAAGGACCCGGATGACCAGGAAGTAGAATCTTGGCTTCAAGATAAAGGAGATGGTACTTACGACGTTCGATACAGACCACAGAAGACCGGCAAGCATAGTCTCACTGTCAACATATACGACAAAATCGTAGAAGGAAATCCTTACATTATTGATGTACAAGTCTGA